The genomic DNA AGGCTATGAATGACTTCGATGAGGCAATCAGGCTTAATCCTGATGAGAGTGGCGCCTGGCAGGGGAAAGCATCCTCATATATAGAGAGTGGTCAGTATAAACTTGCCATAAAATCTGCAGAGCGGTCACTGGAACTGGCAGGACCCCAGGATAAAAAGGAGAACTCATGGCTGCTGATTGGATTTGCATACAACCGGCTTGAACAGTATGAAGAGGCCTTGCAGAGGTTTGACAAGGCTATCGAGATAGATCCAAAACGGGTGGATCTCTGGCAGCATAAGGCTTACACCCTGACAAAGTTAGGCAGGTACATGGAAGTCCTGAAATGCTATGAGGTTATGACTGGATTAGAACCAGACAGCCCGGAACTCTGGAATAAAAAAGGAGAAATTCACCTGGCCCTCGGTCAGATCAATGAAGCAAATGAAGCTTTCGCAATGGCAAAAAGCCTGATTGAAAGAAATTAAAATTTATTTTCTATTTATACTCTCCAAAGAGCATGAGCAGATCTCTGATATGGGAGTCACATTCCCTGATGAGGGGCTCTTGTGACGGAGTAACCCCTGCTGTCTTTAGCATGGATACCTGAGTCTCAAGAGCATGAAGATGGCCGATAATCTTGGACCTGATAATATCATGTTCGGCCGGGGGCTGGACCTCCTTTTTCTTTCGTACTGATTCACGGATCTTATATGCAAGTTCAGTGAACTGAGCACGCGGATCCCCGCCTTTCTGAATGTAATAATCAGCTCCGGCATTGAGGGCCTCGATAACCACATCCTCCCTGCCTCTTCCGGTAAAGATGATAAAGGGGATATGATTTCCTTTTTCCCGAATTGCCTTGAGAAAACCCAGCCCGTTCATAACCGGCATCTCATAATCAGAGACCACGGCATCAAAGCCCCGCTCATTCAGCAATGCAAGCCCTTCCTCGGCGGAAAGCACAGTGGTTACGGAAAACTCCCCATGCCTTTCCAGAAAAGCACGGGCAATATCCAGAATGACGGGTTCATCATCAACAAGCAGGACGGATATCATAAATAGAGACTTATTGCCATTCAAGGACTTTAATCATGGCGATGCAGGATCAAAAAAGGGGCGGTACAGGTCTGCCCTTGCCCTATGCATTAAAAAAGTGAAGATATGCAAATGCTACAAGAATTACCACAATCAGCACCGCACTGATAACATCACCAAAACCAAAGACCAGTTTATGAAGGGGGAGATTTTTTCGGGCCCGATACCCCCGCATATCAAGAGTAAGACCAAGGACCTGAGTTTTTGCAAGTGAATTTGCAACGAGTGGTATCATAATCGGTTTCATGCTTCTGATCTTTCCGGATATACCAGTTCCCGGGTTATAACCCCGGCAGAGCTGTGCTTCATGGATCCGCCTGGCCTCCAGCTGAAGACTTGGAATAAACCGGAGCGCTATTAGGAGCATGAGAACATAATCGACCGGAAGGCGGAATGCCAAAAGTCCGGTCACCAGATCACTGGGTTTTGTAGTCACGACAAAGAGTTGAAATGCCGTTATCATCACGATAAACCGGAGGGAGAGGATAATACCAAAGAGAAGTCCCCCAAGAGTGATCCCATATCCCTGACCTCCGGGTTCACCAGACTGAAGAATGGTGAGTAACAAGTCACCTTCCTGGACCGTCAGACTGGTGAGTATCACGAGGAAGAATGACAACAGGATAAGGAACGGTACCTGATTGATTATCTCTTTGATAAGACCAGAAAAAAGGGCACCAAGCACCAGAACACCAATGAGAAAACAGAGAAACGGCACCTGGGCCGACATTACACATAACCCGACGATAAGAATTACCAGGAGCAGCTTGGTGACCGGATTCAGATGATGAAGCGGGCTGTTACCCGGTATATACTGCAGAATCTCACTCATGATGCACGCCCCTTCAGGTTATGATAATCCCCGATGACCCTGCCGTTCTCCATCGCAATGATCCGGCTGGCATACTCTTCGGCAATCCGCATATTATGCGTAACCATGATGATGGTATGCCCGCTCTTCTGCAAAGTCAGCATGAGATCCATCATCCGGTCAGACTCTTTCTCGTCAAGTCCGGTGGTCGGTTCATCCAGAATGATAAGTCCGGGTTTCATGGCAAGAATACAGGCAACCGCAAGCCGCTGCCGTTCCCCCCGTGAAAGGTGCCGGGGATAGGTTGCTTCAGAGCCCGATAGCCCGACCATGGCAAGCACACCTCCAATGACCTGATCAGGGGAGTCTGCTCCGATATTTTCAAGGCCAAACATGATCTCATCTCTGACACTGTCAGCAAAGAGCATGGTATCTGGGTTCTGAAACACAAGACCGGTCTGCTTGACAAGATCGATGACCGGTGCCGTAGCTGCATCCAGGCTCCGCACATGCACTGATCCCTCGTCAGGTCGTAACAGACCGTTCAAATGCTTCACCAGAGTCGTCTTCCCTGAACCATTCTCACCAAGGATTGCAATAAACTCACCTTCATAGAGGGTCAGTGAGACGCCACTGAGCGCTTCTATTGTGCCATATCGTTTGATCAGGGAATCAATGGTTGCGATAACCGGACGATTCACCGGAGAATATGGCTCAAGATCAGGATCGGTATAGAGGGCTTTCATCGAGCCCTGCTGCTCAGGGAAGATCTCATTAAATGTCCCTTCCCTGCTGATATGACCCTCTTCCATGACGATAACCCGGTCTGCAACATTCCGGTATCCTTCAAGGGAATGATCCACGATGATGATGGTCTTCCCCCTGGCCTTCAGATCCTGCAGGATCTCAATAATTCGGGATGTTGCCACTACATCCAGCTCTGAGGTCGGCTCGTCCAGGATGATGATATCAGTATCCATCGCAAGGGCTGCGGCAATGGCAACCCGTTGTTTCTGACCGCCGGAGAGGGCATAGGGTGGACGTTCACGAAGATGGGTGATACCACAGAGTTCCATGACATCTCTGACCCGATCCTCTATCTCCTGTTTCGAATCGATCCTTGTCTCAAGGCCTGATGCCAGTTCTTCCTCAACACTGGTGAAGATGAGCTGGGAGTCTGCATCATCAAAGACCATGCTGACATACCGGTTCAGTTCACCGACACCTGCATACTCAGTCACCGGCCTGCCGTTCAGAGCAAGATACCCGGAACAGGTTCCGCCAAACTCATGCTGAAGGATGCCGGACAGGGCATAACAAAGCGTTGTCTTTCCGGCTGCAGTCGGACCGGTCACCAGGACAAGTTCTCCGGCTCCGATAGAAAGAGTGATGTCCCGGAGGGCCGGGCGGACTCCCACCGGGTACGTGTAACTGAGCGCTGTTGCGAGTATCATGATCTCCGGGATAATGCCCGTGATGCAGGAACATACAGAATCTGTGCGATAATGGTGTTGATAATTGCAGTCGGTATGACTATCATAACCATCATGGCACTAAAGAAGGCATACAGGCTTTCATAGTTGAATGCCTTGAACAGCAGACCAGGTGCGACCATCACCAGCAGCATAACCACACAGAGGAAGGAGATCCCGCTTGCAAAGGTTGCGACCAGAGTTGCAACGGATGGTGCTGCAGCAAACCGGTTTTTGAGTGCCTGGAAGACGAGCAGACAGGCAACGGCTCCGATTGGCTCACTGATAAGATTTCCTGGCGGGAATATCGAGTGACTGATAAGAGCACTGATGATGCCACCAATAAACCCAATCCCAAGAGCCTGGGAGAATTTCGGGACAACCAGCATGATAGCCAGACAGTAGAAAACGATGACAAAGTTCGGTACAAGGAATGGCGGTAATGGTGCGTATAAGGCGGCAAACCGTGCAATTGCACCGACCGCAAGTAAAATGCCGACAATGGCAATATCCTGTGATTTCATAGTATCAATTATCGTGAATGTATATCAGAATTTATTCAGAAAAGCAATACCGTAAACATGAGAATTTGGTGTCATCGCCAAGAGCGGGGCGAACCCGGACATGCACCCCGACGACGATGATGGACATATTGAGTCATCTATGTATGAAATTATACATCGACCTATAAGAAGGTTATCCAGTATCCCACACGTCTCATGCCCTTATGGCCATCCAAAACCCAGATAGTCCTCGCGGCGCACGGTTACCGGAACAAACGTTCCCTGGAACCAGACATTCACTACCACAGGTGCACCCTTTCGAAACTCCTGTATCCGGCGGTCATACCCTGCCCTGATATGCCGGGTATTCTTCTGCTCGAAGAGAGCCCGGACTGCCCTGTAAAACCCGATCATCTGTGCCAGATAGGCCTTCTCATAGGCGATGGTCTCCCTGGCAAAAGTCAGAGCATCATCCTCTGATATCGGACAATGGTACTCACCATGCTCATTCAGACCGCTGATTTGTCTGAACTCCAGGTTCTTCCTTCGGTCTGGTTCCCGGTGAAGCATATACGGATAAATCCTGCAGATAGTAAAGCGCTCATCATATATCCTGCACCGGGTATCAGTGAGAAAGATACAGGACCCGTCTTCCCGTACCCTGAGGGCATAGCCGGATACGTAAAAATTCCCTTCTTCATCGGCCAGCTCAAATTCAGGTGCCGGTATCAGGAGGGAGGGATTCATGGCCATGACCCGCTCTGCATCGGCATCCAGTAAAAATACATGACAGTTAAATTCCGTCGTACAGCATCTGCCACACAAAAGACAGGAAAATCCAACATCGCTGATAATGTCTGCCAGATCCTGCTCATGCCATTTCAGAAGAAGATCCTGCTCGACCATGAGACCGGAGAGTTCCCGATCGATATAGGAATCAGACATTTCTCAGTACTCAGCCATTCTGATGCATAGTAGTGACGATGACCAATCACCTTTGTACCCTTGGCGAATCTATAAGAGCCAGATTCACTAATCAGAAATTACATGCTTGAAGCCTTTGACCTTGCCGGAAGGATACCAAAGGGACAATACTCATCGATCGTCGAACCCCTGGAAGCACGGACTGCAGAACTGCAGCGGGAAGTAAGAAAACGGGGGAAATCGGTCATCATAGTGATGGAGGGGTGGCGGGGATCAGGAATTACGCGGATAATCAACCTGTTACAGCCGGTCCTTGACCCCCGTGGAACCCGTATTCACCCAATCGCCGAACCGAATGACATCGAACGTGATCATGATATGTTCTGGCGGTTCTGGTCACGGCTTCCGTCATATGGTCAGACCGCCATCTTTGACCGGTCCTGGTATACCTCAACCATCGTCGAGCGGTATGAATCTGACCGGATGGATGAGATCCCCGGATCATGTATTGAAGATATCAATAATTTTGAAGCCCAGATTATCAGTGATGGAAATCTCATTCTGAAATTTTTCCTCCATATCAGTAAGGAAGAGCAGAAAAGGCGTCTTAATGTCATTAAAGACAGTCCCTTCACCATGCAGGCCAGATATCTTCGCAGAAAAGAAGGCATCTACGTTTTAAATCGTGACTTTTTCATGATTGACCGGATGCTGATGAAGACAGACATGCCGGCATCACCCTGGACCATAGTTGAAGCAGAGTCGATGAAGTATGGGTATGTAAGAGTTTTGCAGACCTTTAATTCGGCAGTGGAATGCTGGCTAACTGAAAAAGAAGGAGGAAAGAAAGAGCTGGGTCAGACCTACCTTATTAAAACGATGGCAGAGACCGAAGAATCGT from Methanospirillum hungatei JF-1 includes the following:
- a CDS encoding YkgJ family cysteine cluster protein, whose translation is MSDSYIDRELSGLMVEQDLLLKWHEQDLADIISDVGFSCLLCGRCCTTEFNCHVFLLDADAERVMAMNPSLLIPAPEFELADEEGNFYVSGYALRVREDGSCIFLTDTRCRIYDERFTICRIYPYMLHREPDRRKNLEFRQISGLNEHGEYHCPISEDDALTFARETIAYEKAYLAQMIGFYRAVRALFEQKNTRHIRAGYDRRIQEFRKGAPVVVNVWFQGTFVPVTVRREDYLGFGWP
- the pap gene encoding polyphosphate:AMP phosphotransferase gives rise to the protein MLEAFDLAGRIPKGQYSSIVEPLEARTAELQREVRKRGKSVIIVMEGWRGSGITRIINLLQPVLDPRGTRIHPIAEPNDIERDHDMFWRFWSRLPSYGQTAIFDRSWYTSTIVERYESDRMDEIPGSCIEDINNFEAQIISDGNLILKFFLHISKEEQKRRLNVIKDSPFTMQARYLRRKEGIYVLNRDFFMIDRMLMKTDMPASPWTIVEAESMKYGYVRVLQTFNSAVECWLTEKEGGKKELGQTYLIKTMAETEESSILKKTDLTKSYTRPEYKPILQNLQEELRNLQVEIYNHKIPVAIVFEGWDAAGKGGCIIRLAESFNPRGYIVEPIGPPNDWEKMHHYLWRFYTRFPRKGHITIFDRSWYGRVLVERVEGFCSESEWQRAYHEINVMEDELTREGTILIKFWLHIDKDEQLRRFEERQNTPEKNWKITEEDWRNREKWDQYERAVNAMIRRTTTIQAPWTIIPANNKYYARIAVLETVRSAMQKRLKEMK
- a CDS encoding tetratricopeptide repeat protein, whose amino-acid sequence is MKFVSTVVLALSVLMLILLCGCLGTEGWSAQDWIEQGNRFAKDGLYTEAVDAYSHSIRLDPINPKVWTYRGIALQHLGRQQEAMNDFDEAIRLNPDESGAWQGKASSYIESGQYKLAIKSAERSLELAGPQDKKENSWLLIGFAYNRLEQYEEALQRFDKAIEIDPKRVDLWQHKAYTLTKLGRYMEVLKCYEVMTGLEPDSPELWNKKGEIHLALGQINEANEAFAMAKSLIERN
- a CDS encoding response regulator encodes the protein MISVLLVDDEPVILDIARAFLERHGEFSVTTVLSAEEGLALLNERGFDAVVSDYEMPVMNGLGFLKAIREKGNHIPFIIFTGRGREDVVIEALNAGADYYIQKGGDPRAQFTELAYKIRESVRKKKEVQPPAEHDIIRSKIIGHLHALETQVSMLKTAGVTPSQEPLIRECDSHIRDLLMLFGEYK
- a CDS encoding ABC transporter ATP-binding protein translates to MILATALSYTYPVGVRPALRDITLSIGAGELVLVTGPTAAGKTTLCYALSGILQHEFGGTCSGYLALNGRPVTEYAGVGELNRYVSMVFDDADSQLIFTSVEEELASGLETRIDSKQEIEDRVRDVMELCGITHLRERPPYALSGGQKQRVAIAAALAMDTDIIILDEPTSELDVVATSRIIEILQDLKARGKTIIIVDHSLEGYRNVADRVIVMEEGHISREGTFNEIFPEQQGSMKALYTDPDLEPYSPVNRPVIATIDSLIKRYGTIEALSGVSLTLYEGEFIAILGENGSGKTTLVKHLNGLLRPDEGSVHVRSLDAATAPVIDLVKQTGLVFQNPDTMLFADSVRDEIMFGLENIGADSPDQVIGGVLAMVGLSGSEATYPRHLSRGERQRLAVACILAMKPGLIILDEPTTGLDEKESDRMMDLMLTLQKSGHTIIMVTHNMRIAEEYASRIIAMENGRVIGDYHNLKGRAS
- a CDS encoding energy-coupling factor transporter transmembrane component T family protein — protein: MSEILQYIPGNSPLHHLNPVTKLLLVILIVGLCVMSAQVPFLCFLIGVLVLGALFSGLIKEIINQVPFLILLSFFLVILTSLTVQEGDLLLTILQSGEPGGQGYGITLGGLLFGIILSLRFIVMITAFQLFVVTTKPSDLVTGLLAFRLPVDYVLMLLIALRFIPSLQLEARRIHEAQLCRGYNPGTGISGKIRSMKPIMIPLVANSLAKTQVLGLTLDMRGYRARKNLPLHKLVFGFGDVISAVLIVVILVAFAYLHFFNA
- a CDS encoding tryptophan transporter gives rise to the protein MKSQDIAIVGILLAVGAIARFAALYAPLPPFLVPNFVIVFYCLAIMLVVPKFSQALGIGFIGGIISALISHSIFPPGNLISEPIGAVACLLVFQALKNRFAAAPSVATLVATFASGISFLCVVMLLVMVAPGLLFKAFNYESLYAFFSAMMVMIVIPTAIINTIIAQILYVPASRALSRRS